A region of the Pricia mediterranea genome:
ACCAACCAGTGGAAAGAAAATTCGGGATTACCCGCGCCTGTCTAGAAGTTTTCCTGAAATACAGACATCCCGTGGGCATGATTACCAAAAATTCGTTGATCCTAAGGGACCTCGATATCCTAAAAGAGCTGGCAAAGGACCGGCTGGTCGGGGTCAACATATCGGTCACCTCGTTATCGGAAGAAACAAGACGTATTCTTGAACCGCGTACAGCCAGCATCAAAAAACGGCTGGAAACCATCCGGATATTATCCGAGAACAATATTCCTGTCAATGCGATGTTGGCCCCTATCATTCCGGGCATCAACAGCCATGAGATTATGGACTTGGCAAAGGCCGTTTCCGATAACGGAGCCCGTTCCTTTGCCTTTACCGTGGTTCGTTTAAATGGGGCGCTCGGCGGTATTTTCACCGATTGGATAAAGAAGACGCTGCCAGATAGGGCCGATAAAGTACTGCATCAGATACAGGAATGCCACGGCGGCAGTCTCAACGATAGCAGATTCGGGATCCGTAGTCGTGGGGAAGGCCAAATTGCCGCACAAATACATGATCTGGTGCGCTTGGCCAAAAGTACTTATTTTAAGGACAAAAAGTTTCCGGTCCTAAACCATGAACAAACGTATAAAGACGGACAGTTAAGGTTGTTCTAAAGGATGTGCTGCTATCCCGATGACATCGATTGGAGATGTATGGCGCGGGATACCAAGTCCGTTTCCGGCGTTCGGCCAAAAAAAATATGCAATCGATATGATGCTACTCTTTTCGGGTATCGGTAGGTAGGGCCAAGGGGTTCCATTCCTTAAAGAACTGTTGCAGGAAATCCATCATATACCAATGACGATGTTCGGCCAGCTTTTTTCCGGTTTCGGTATTCATTTGATCTTTTAGGAGCAGTAGTTTTTCGTAGAAATGATTGATGGTCGGGGCAGTACTGTTCTTATATTCTTCCTTGGTCATTTTCAGGTTGGGGGCGATTTCAGGGTTGTATATTTCTCGATTCTTAAAACCCCCGTAGTTGAAGGCACGGGCGATACCGATGGCTCCCATGGCGTCTAAACGATCGGCGTCTTGCACCACGAAAAGCTCCTTCGACCGCAACTTGCGTCCCCGCTTCTTTTGTAGACTGTTTTTGAACGACATATTCTTGATAATCTTCACAACATGTGTGATGGTCTTTTTCTTGACCCTCAGTTCCTTCAAAAAGTTTTCCGCCAAGGCGGGCCCGATGGCTTCATCGCCGTTATTGAACTTGGCATCCGCAATATCGTGGAGCAAGGCGGCCAGGCTCACGGTCAGCACATCTACTTTTTCATCCTTGGCGATAAACAACGTATTCTTGAATACCCGTTGCACGTGGAACCAATCGTGCCCGCCTTCGGCCCCTGCCAAGGTTTCCTTAACGAAGGCAATGGTCCGCTCCACAATCTCGCTGTCGCTCATTTTAGGCATGGGTCCCGTTTTTTATCGTTGATGTTGTTTTAAAAGATGTTACGCAAGAAACTACCGCTTTTTCGGTGGATGCGATGACCTCATCAAGGTTATCCGTGATTTCGATGGGCCGGTGTACTGTAAAGTTGATATGGTTCCCGATACCCTTGGGAAATTTACCGTAGCGCAGCATCTTCCAAGAGTTATCGATACTTATCGGCACCACGAGGGCCGTCGGCGCGTTCTTCATCAATATCTTAAGTCCCGTCGCCTTAAACGGTTTAGGATGCCCGGTCCGGCTACGTGTGCCTTCGGGAAATATGACGGCGCTGCGACCGTGCTTTTCGATATATCGTCCCAATTTTGCAATTTCCACTAGGGCCTGCCGGCTATCCTTGCGGTCTATTAGAACCGAGCCCCCGTGTCTCAGGTTATACGAAACGCTGGGTATTCCCCGGCCCAATTCGGTCTTACTTACAAATTTGGGATGCCAATTACGCATGAACCAGATTATGGGCGGAATATCGTGCATGCTCTGATGGTTGGGCACGATGATCAAGGCGCGGTTCACAGGAATACCGTGGGGATTATCAAAAGTGTAAGTGGTGCCTAGGATGTGGGTACACCGCATAAGGCATAGATTCAGCACCGCGACACTTTTACGATGTGCCTCGTAGCCAAAAAAGTTGTAGCACACCCATTGCACTGGATGAAACACCAACAAGGTAAGACCGAAAGCGATCAGGTAAAGTAGGGTCAAGGGATATGCCAATAACTTCTGCATGCTACAAAAATAAGGTACTGAAAATGTTTATGGAAGGAAAAAAGGGGGATTAGCCCCTTGAGACGGCCTTTAACCGATACCAAATTCCGGGGCAATCGGGTCAGCCGCGCCAATACAGGATGCGAAACACCGAATTGCCCGAAGGGATGTTGTCAATAAACTAATACGCCAACATATTTGTGGTATAAGGTCTTTTCCTGAGCGGCAAGGAGAATGTAAGGCAAAAAAAAAGACCGTCTGCTTGAGAAACGGTCTTTCAATATGCCTATTCGCCTCCCCTACATAGGTTTCGACGTAAGTCAGGGGAAAGGTGAAAATGGTTTGAGCTTAGCAAAACTCGTTATACGCACCGGTCAGGTTTTCGGCGATCATTTCTGCCGGCCGGCCCTCGATGTGATGGCGTTCGATCATATGCACCAACTCCCCATCCTTGAACAAGGCGATGCTGGGTGAAGACGGGGGAAAGGGAACCATCAGGTCCCGTGCCGCTTTGACCGCCTCGACATCGACCCCGGCAAAAACCGTTACGGTATGGTCCGGCCTTTTAGCGTTATGTAGGCTTAATTTTGCGGCAGGACGTGCATTGGCGGCAGCGCAGCCACAGACCGAATTGACAACGACCAAAGTCGTGCCTGGTTTATTTATCGCATTTTCGACCGCTGCGGCCGTATATAACTCCTCAAACCCGGCTGAAGCCAAGTCCTCTCTCATAGGTTGTACTAATTCTGCGGGATACATAGTTCTGTAATTTTAAATTTGGAAAGCAAAGATACGGAATTAGTCGTGTTTTACGGGGAGACTTAACGTTTCGTTGCGAAAACGAATGAGAACAGTGTCCTTTTTCTTCCGACAGGGATACCCCCCCCCTAAAATCGATGAACCTACGAAGCATTCCCTTTGACCCCTTAAGCGAAGTTGTGCACTCGATTCGCGACCGACAGCCTGCCGCAACGGTTTAGTTGCGCTCCTCGGACAGCGTTTCGAGTAGACCGCAATCGTTGCAGCGCCGATATCATCGGTACTGCCGCCACCGTAGTTCGAGATTATTGGATTACCGGAAATGCCCCCTGTTTTTCTCTGCCTTACTTTTACTTCTCTTTCAGTACCTTTGCCCAAATTTTGGAACAACATGATTAAATGGTTCGCGGCCATCGTAGGATATTACTTTTTTCGGTTTCCCGGAGCGATTCTCGGGTTTTTAGTGGGGAGCTTCATCGATAATTTAAGTCGTAAGGGCGGCGGGGCACAGACCATGTTCGACGACATGACCAGACAGAGTGTCTCCCCCGCGGATTTCGAATTGAACCTACTTTCGCTCTGTTCGCTTGTCATCAAGGCAGACGGACAGGTAAGTCAGCGTGAAATGGACTACGTGCGCCAATACTTTCTCAGCACATATGGCAAGGACAAGGCCAACGCCATTTTCAGAACATTTAACGAGGTTGTCAAAAAACGGGAAATTTCGGCCCGACGGATCTGTTCTTTCCTCAATCAACGGACCCGCTATGAGGTCCGCCTCCAATTATTACACTTTCTTTTCGGAATCGCACAGGCTGACGGGGCGGTCAGTAATGCCGAAATCGGGAAAATAAAGGAGATTGCAGGGTACCTACGGGTCGGGGCGCGCGATTTCGAGAGTATTATGGCGATGTTCGTCAAATCGGCCGACAATGCTTACAAAATCCTTGAAATCGAAAAAACGGCTTCCGATGAGGAGGTAAAAAAAGCCTATCGCAACATGGCCAAAAAATACCATCCCGACCGGGTCAATACCCAAAATGAAGCCATCAAACAAGGTGCAGAAGAAAAATTCAAGGAAGTGCAAAAGGCCTACGAGGAAATTCAAGCTGAACGTGGCATCGGATAAGCAAACAATATAAACAAGCCACATGAATGATTTGCCGTTCTATGTAAAGCTGGGCCTGGAACACGTTCTAGATCTAAGCGCTTACGACCACATTCTGTTCCTAACCGCCCTATCCTTGCCATTTACCTTTAAAAGTTGGAAAAAGGTGGTCGTGCTCGCCACGGTCTTTACCATAACCCATTGTATTTCATTGGCCTTAAGCTCCTATAACCTGATCGTTATGGATGTAGGGCTTATCGAGTTTTCGATACCCGTTACCATCTTGATGACCGCCGTACTAAACCTTTTATACGTAAAATCGGGCAAAAAAAGCAGCAATATTTGGCTTCATGCGCTCGCCACGGCCTTTTTCGGATTAATTCATGGGTTTGGGTTCAGTAATTATTTCAAAATGCTTGTGGCCGAAGTAGAAGATAAGGCACCCCCCTTATTGGGTTTTGCCGCTGGCATTGAAATTTCCCAGATAATCATTGTTCTCTCCGTATTGTTTATCTCACAGCTCATAACTTCGTTTATTAAAATAAGGCACAATGCTTTTATATCGGTGTTTTCTATCCTGATTATTCTTTTGACCCTACCCATGATGATGGAAACATTTCCATTTGTCTAATTCTCACGTCGATTTTCACGTAAAATTAACC
Encoded here:
- a CDS encoding BrxA/BrxB family bacilliredoxin, yielding MYPAELVQPMREDLASAGFEELYTAAAVENAINKPGTTLVVVNSVCGCAAANARPAAKLSLHNAKRPDHTVTVFAGVDVEAVKAARDLMVPFPPSSPSIALFKDGELVHMIERHHIEGRPAEMIAENLTGAYNEFC
- a CDS encoding HupE/UreJ family protein, with the translated sequence MNDLPFYVKLGLEHVLDLSAYDHILFLTALSLPFTFKSWKKVVVLATVFTITHCISLALSSYNLIVMDVGLIEFSIPVTILMTAVLNLLYVKSGKKSSNIWLHALATAFFGLIHGFGFSNYFKMLVAEVEDKAPPLLGFAAGIEISQIIIVLSVLFISQLITSFIKIRHNAFISVFSILIILLTLPMMMETFPFV
- a CDS encoding TerB family tellurite resistance protein, translating into MIKWFAAIVGYYFFRFPGAILGFLVGSFIDNLSRKGGGAQTMFDDMTRQSVSPADFELNLLSLCSLVIKADGQVSQREMDYVRQYFLSTYGKDKANAIFRTFNEVVKKREISARRICSFLNQRTRYEVRLQLLHFLFGIAQADGAVSNAEIGKIKEIAGYLRVGARDFESIMAMFVKSADNAYKILEIEKTASDEEVKKAYRNMAKKYHPDRVNTQNEAIKQGAEEKFKEVQKAYEEIQAERGIG
- a CDS encoding lysophospholipid acyltransferase family protein, translated to MQKLLAYPLTLLYLIAFGLTLLVFHPVQWVCYNFFGYEAHRKSVAVLNLCLMRCTHILGTTYTFDNPHGIPVNRALIIVPNHQSMHDIPPIIWFMRNWHPKFVSKTELGRGIPSVSYNLRHGGSVLIDRKDSRQALVEIAKLGRYIEKHGRSAVIFPEGTRSRTGHPKPFKATGLKILMKNAPTALVVPISIDNSWKMLRYGKFPKGIGNHINFTVHRPIEITDNLDEVIASTEKAVVSCVTSFKTTSTIKNGTHA
- a CDS encoding HD domain-containing protein, whose translation is MSDSEIVERTIAFVKETLAGAEGGHDWFHVQRVFKNTLFIAKDEKVDVLTVSLAALLHDIADAKFNNGDEAIGPALAENFLKELRVKKKTITHVVKIIKNMSFKNSLQKKRGRKLRSKELFVVQDADRLDAMGAIGIARAFNYGGFKNREIYNPEIAPNLKMTKEEYKNSTAPTINHFYEKLLLLKDQMNTETGKKLAEHRHWYMMDFLQQFFKEWNPLALPTDTRKE
- a CDS encoding PA0069 family radical SAM protein yields the protein MSLKRHFKGRGAQQNTPNRFLENSHEIRDDFLEFCRLEGEEADSNRTQYIPIFPKTIVNTVTSPDVGMEYSMNPYQGCEHGCIYCYARNTHEYWGYSPGLDFERKILVKKAAADLLQAKLRSKRWKAKTIVLSGNTDCYQPVERKFGITRACLEVFLKYRHPVGMITKNSLILRDLDILKELAKDRLVGVNISVTSLSEETRRILEPRTASIKKRLETIRILSENNIPVNAMLAPIIPGINSHEIMDLAKAVSDNGARSFAFTVVRLNGALGGIFTDWIKKTLPDRADKVLHQIQECHGGSLNDSRFGIRSRGEGQIAAQIHDLVRLAKSTYFKDKKFPVLNHEQTYKDGQLRLF